In a genomic window of Cryptococcus deuterogattii R265 chromosome 12, complete sequence:
- a CDS encoding NADH-cytochrome b5 reductase 1, which yields MSTIEVLTQKLAPHAGFLGGLVVAAILGLVIFFQEKDRKVLDPVEWRSFKLVDKDHLSHNTALYRFALPRASDSLGLPIGQHISVAAEINGKQVVRSYTPTTLDDDKGHFDLVVKTYEKGNISRYLSLLTIGQEVKVKGPKGKFVYTYVYPLLLGVFTLNTIRSPNMAPHLVMIAGGTGITPMYQIIKSSVKNPRDQTKLSLIYANVQEDDILLKKEIDELQAKSNGRFDVKYVLNNPPEGWTGGVGFVTKEMIEEAMPPSGVGSPNHGEGHKVLMCGPPPMINAMKGHLAQIGYPAPRSVSKLEDQVFLF from the exons ATGTCCACCATCGAGGTTCTCACTCAGAAGCTCGCTCCTCATGCCGGCTTCCTCGGCGGTCTCGTCGTCGCTGCTATTCTCGGccttgtcatcttcttccagg AGAAGGACAGGAAGGTTCTTGACCCTGTTGAATGGAGGTCTTTCAAGCTCGTTGACAAGGACCACTTGTCCCACAACACTGCTTT GTACCGATTTGCCCTTCCCCGTGCTTCCGACTCTCTCGGTCTCCCCATCGGTCAACACATCTCTGTCGCTGCGGAGATTAATGGCAAGCAGGTTGTTAGGTCTTACACTCCCACTACTTTGGATGACGACAAAGGACACTTTGACTTAGTTGTCAAG ACTTACGAGAAAGGCAACATCTCCCGAtacctttctcttcttacGATCGGCCAGGAAGTTAAGGTCAAGGGTCCCAAGGGTAAGTTTGTATACACGTATGTctatcctctcctcctcggtgTCTTCACACTTAACACTATTCGCAGCCCCAACATGGCCCCTCACCTCGTCATGATTGCCGGTGGTACCGGTATCACTCCCATGTACCAGATTATCAAATCCTCTGTCAAGAATCCCCGTGACCAGACCAAGCTCTCTTTGATCTACGCCAACGTCCAGGAAGATGACATTT tgctcaagaaggagatcgATGAGCTTCAAGCCAAATCCAACGGTCGTTTCGATGTTAAG TACGTCCTCAATAACCCTCCCGAGGGCTGGACTGGTGGTGTCGGTTTTGTCACTAAGGAGATGATCGAGGAAGCTATGCCTCCTTCTGGTGTTGGCTCTCCTAATCACGGTGAGGGTCATAAGGTTTTGATGTGCGGTCCTCCCCCTATGATCAATGCTATGAA AGGCCACCTCGCGCAAATCGGTTACCCTGCTCCTAGGAGCGTCTCCAAGCTCGAGGACCAagttttccttttctaa
- a CDS encoding aldehyde dehydrogenase (NAD+) codes for MDMSFPEHTPTPLPQIEQICDTLNKRFNSGVTRSLAYRLFNLKQLAYLIKDNETLIQAAVEKDQGKGPFDVTLGELWPALNEIDLAVKNVENWMKDETRTADAILSMKTMPSRVRKQPKGVALIISTWNYPWQLSLCPLVGAISAGCPAILKLSEHAPTSSALLANLLPKYLDPEGYAAVLGEVEQSQALLAKPWGHILYTGSAGVGKIVAGAAAQTLTPTTLELGGKSPVIVSSDANFKITAQRMFSIKQMTGGQVCVAPDYVLCVKDKVDEFISVCKSTLDEFFPPLPSPKSLLNSPSGSSFLRSPADFSRQLSYIEKAEKRGNLVYKGEMDEKTRRMGISLIKLNENGEGEEGGVMVDEIFGPVLTIIPVKDIDAAIAYVNARPKPLALYVCAGKRSVFEKIISQTTSGSATWNDFAVATFARNVPFGGVGASGWGSYHGKDGFNAFTHHKAVLEIPYIFEPLMSLRYPPISSFAKKVLSFLMFAGINFSRPKSIEHEEELLRRKTWRWRLIVFGFLMGALAGGKMLLGKGQ; via the exons ATGGATATGTCCTTCCCAGAGCATACCCCGACACCTCTCCCGCAGATTGAACAG ATCTGCGATACCCTAAACAAACGCTTCAACTCTGGAGTTACCCGATCTCTCGCATACAGGCTTTTCAACCTCAAACAACTGGCTTACCTTATCAAAGATAATGAAACGCTGATTCAAGCAGCAGTTGAGAAAGATCAAGGTAAAGGACCTTTTGATGTAACTCTTGGAGAG TTGTGGCCGGCGTTAAATGAGATTGATCTTGCGGTTAAGAATGTCGAAAATTGGATGAAGGACGAGACCCGCACTGCTGACGCAATTCTGTCCATGAAGACGATGC CTTCGCGGGTGAGGAAGCAGCCCAAAGGGGTTGCCTTG ATCATCAGTACATGG AACTACCCATGGCAACTCTCTCTTTGCCCACTCGTAGGAGCCATCTCGGCCGGCTGCCCTGCCATTCTCAAACTTTCCGAACATGCACCCACGTCATCAGCTCTTTTAGCCAATCTTCTACCAAAGTACCTCGACCCCGAAGGTTATGCGGCGGTCCTTGGAGAAGTGGAGCAGTCACAGGCATTACTGGCAAAACCGTGGGGACATA TCCTTTACACCGGTTCAGCCGGCGTGGGCAAAATTGTCGCTGGAGCTGCGGCCCAGACACTCACTCCTACAACTCTCGAA CTTGGCGGCAAGAGCCCAGTAATCGTATCGTCAGATGCCAACTTCAAGATTACAGCTCAAAGAATGTTCAGTATCAAGCAGATGACCGGTGGCCAAGTATGCG TTGCGCCCGATTATGTTCTTTGCGTCAAGGACAAGGTTGACGAATTTATCTCCGTCTGCAAGTCCAC GCTTGATGagttcttccctcccttaCCCTCCCCTAAATCACTACTCAACTCTCCATCCGGCTCTTCGTTCCTCCGTTCCCCGGCCGACTTCTCGCGTCAACTATCGTACATAGAAAAAGCtgaaaaaaggggaaacCTCGTGTATAaaggggagatggatgagaaaacaagaaggatggggataTCACTTATTAAGCTAAATGAGaatggggaaggggaggagggcggTGTAATGGTGGACGAAATTTTTGGTCCGGTTCTGACTATCATTCCTGTCAAA GACATTGATGCGGCTATTGCCTATGTGAACGCGCGTCCTAAGCCTCTTGCTTTATATGTTTGTGCCGGCAAACGATCCGTTTTCGAGAAAA TTATTTCACAGACGACGAGCGGCTCTGCCACTTGGAATGACTTCGCCGTGGCCACCTTTGCTCGGAACGTTCCATTTGGAGGGGTGGGCGCGAGCGGATGGGGGTCATATCATGGGAAAGACGGCTTCAACGCGTTCACGCATCACAAAG CGGTACTTGAGATCCCATACAT ATTTGAACCTCTTATGTCCCTCCGTTATCcccccatctcctcctttgccaAGAAGGTCTTGTCTTTTCTCATGTTTGCCGGTATCAACTTTTCCCGGCCAAAGTCAATTGagcatgaagaagagttgctgagaaggaagacatggaggtggaggttaaTTGTGTTTGGATTTTTGATGGGCGCATTAGCTGGGGGGAAGATGTTGCTAGGAAAAGGCCAATAG
- a CDS encoding cyclohydrolase, translating into MTDLDKVLELLNNLTIKQEQLAQELKNHTCSCGAQYHYDPTAHHSPPTSPSAGGVDTFRASRGSISSLSGLLGTSPLSTSGFSPTLNDVTNGNDTSNRSSTPYGNLSLDAAARGAGAPGGLVPPEKDAKKKHKSFYPSRVVLTTYPSQAGINPIPINWGAGPTARERGPVVCSRIKSNLPIRNAIGAHAGSYSIYRALSIAMGQLRPDWRPDLTNTHPPFVLPPTDGWFGNKIVSFDPWGAMSQEVWAKEYAAGLDVRPTISQTKAHIKIQELDELFRKGEFPCDGEIVIKSPDLPAFPGVDQGIEVNTYKAAIDPVWYLPGIADRLGIEEGILRRALFEDTGGMYPELLTRPDIMTFLPPIGGMTVYIMGDPAKLQDPNTEVTCRPHDSCSGSDVFGSDICTCRPYLIFGISEAIKCAQRGGVGVIVYFQKEGRALGEVVKYMVYNRRKRGGDTAAEYFNNTERVAGVKDARHQALMPDVLHFLGIKHIHNLISMSNMKYDAIVGSGITVGKRYEIPDELIPADGRVEIDAKIQSGYFSKKEVTEEHVKETKGRNWEDIIH; encoded by the exons ATGACAGATCTAGACAAAGTACTTGAATTGCTCAACAACCTTACCATAAAGCAAGAGCAGCTCGCTCAAGAG CTCAAGAATCATACCTGCTCATGCGGCGCACAATATCACTATGATCCTACGGCACATCATTCGCCACCTACATCTCCATCAGCCGGTGGCGTTGATACTTTCCGGGCGTCACGTGGCAGCATCTCCAGTCTCAGCGGATTGCTTGGAACATCGCCCTTATCGACCAGCGGTTTTTCTCCCACTCTTAACGACGTCACCAATGGTAACGACACCTCCAATCGTTCATCCACGCCTTACGGTAACCTTTCTCTGGACGCTGCTGCTAGAGGTGCTGGTGCGCCTGGTGGTCTCGTCCCGCCTGAGAAGGacgcgaagaagaagcataAGAGTTTTTACCCCAGCAGAGTCGTGCTTACTA CTTACCCCAGCCAAGCCGGTATTAACCCCATCCCTATCAACTGGGGTGCTGGTC CCACCGCCCGCGAACGAGGACCTGTCGTATGCTCGCGTATCAAATCCAACCTCCCCATCCGAAACGCCATCGGTGCCCATGCCGGTTCATATTCCATCTACCGCGCTCTCTCTATTGCAATGGGACAGCTGAGACCTGACTGGCGACCTGATCTTACCAATACTCAT CCACCTTTTGTCCTTCCCCCGACTGACGGTTGGTTCGGCAACAAGATTGTCTCGTTTGATCCTTGGGGTGCCATGTCTCAAGAAGTCTGGGCCAAG GAATACGCCGCTGGCCTAGATGTCCGCCCCACTATCTCCCAAACCAAAGCCCACATCAAGATCCAAGAACTAGACGAACTCTTCCGCAAGGGTGAATTCCCATGCGATGGCGAAATTGTGATTAAATCACCTGACCTTCCTGCTTTCCCTGGGGTGGATCAAGGTATCGAAGTCAACACTTATAAAGCTGCCATTGACCCTGTCTGGTACCTCCCCGGCATTGCCGATAGGCTAGGTATCGAGGAAGGTATCTTGAGGAGAGCGTTGTTTGAGGATACAGGTGGCATGTACCCCGAGTTGCTGACTCGACCTGATATTATGACTTTCCTCCCACCTATCGGTGGTATGACCGTCTACATCATGGGCGACCCCGCCAAACTCCAGGATCCCAACACTGAAGTCACCTGCCGCCCACATGACTCTTGCTCCGGCTCCGACGTCTTCGGTTCAGACATTTGCACTTGTCGACCATACCTCATCTTTGGGATCAGCGAAGCTATTAAATGCGCCCAACGAGGTGGCGTAGGAGTCATAGTATACTTccaaaaggaaggaagagcgCTGGGCGAGGTGGTCAAATATATGGTATACAATCGACGtaagagaggaggagataCGGCCGCCGAGTACTTCAACAATACCGAGCGTGTAGCGGGTGTGAAAGATGCGCGACACCAGGCACTTATGCCAGATGTACTCCACTTTTTGGGGATCAAGCATATCCACAATCTGATCTCGATGAGTAACATGAAGTATGATGCGATCGTTGGTAGTGGGATTACGGTCGGAAAGAGGTATGAGATTCCAGATGAACTCATCCCCGCTGATGGCAGAGTGGAAATCGATGCCAAG ATCCAGTCTGGCTACTTTTcaaagaaagaggtcaCCGAAGAGCACGTGAAAGAGACAAAGGGTCGCAACTGGG AGGACATCATCCATTAG
- a CDS encoding asparaginase has translation MTGQQTAKRRSVLMIGTGGTIASETTASGLAPLRQDTFFRRIRQHPSLTSPLHFSSTSVSFSSPVITTVINKNIKYPKLITPELDDEGRDVEYEILDLDRHMDSSEMTPAEWNKIAALVHQNWDGYDGFVILSGTDTLAYTAAILSFLFKGAGKPIIITGAQIPLSRPRSDGWTNILDSLFVAGTLPYAGVGIVFNHQVLHGTRATKTSPNLFAAFTSPCIPPLINLNVKITLDSTLSLPPRSIAPPAALITLHIDPTVLSVHIYPGLTGFLLSAQIAAVPTCKAVILSAYGSGNLPLDLGNGVLEALRKMVQREVLVVVISQCAIPNVYPLYTQGRTLLDIGVLPGYDLTHEAAFAKLIWLVSRPDLTFRQRQELFETPLVGEMSV, from the exons ATGACAGGTCAGCAAACAGCTAAACGACGAAGTGTATTGATGATCGGTACGGGCGGTACCATCGCCTCTGAAACAACTGCATCCGGTCTCGCACCT CTCCGACAAGACACATTCTTCCGCCGTATCCGGCAGCATCCTTCGCTAACTTCCCCTCTCCacttttcctccacctccgtctccttctcctccccagTCATCACCACGGTCATCAACAAGAACATTAAATATCCCAAACTGATCACCCCAGAgctggatgatgaagggaGGGATGTTGAGTATGAGATTCTGGACTTGGATAGACATATGGATAGTAGTGAGATGACACCTGCGGAGTGGAATAAGATCGCGGCGCTGGTGCATCAGAATTGGGACGGGTATGATGGGTTTGTCATCTTGTCTGGGACTGATACTTTG GCGTACACCGCGGCTATCTTATCGTTCTTGTTCAAAGGTGCCGGGAAaccaatcatcatcactggAGCTCAAATCCCACTCTCTCGACCGAGATCAGACGGCTGGACGAATATCCTCGATTCTCTCTTTGTTGCCGGCACCTTGCCTTATGCCGGTGTGGGGATTGTCTTTAATCATCAAGTATTACATGGTACCAG AGCAACCAAGACCAGCCCAAACCTCTTTGCCGCATTCACCTCTCCCTGTATCCCTCCActcatcaacctcaacGTCAAAATCACTCTCGACTCcactctctccctcccgcCAAGATCTATTGCACCTCCTGCAGCACTCATCACTCTCCATATTGACCCTACCGTCCTTTCCGTCCACATCTACCCCGGTCTCACCggtttccttctctccgccCAAATCGCCGCCGTGCCCACTTGCAAAGCTGTCATCCTCTCAGCTTACGGCTCGGGCAACTTGCCTCTTGATTTGGGAAATGGAGTGTTGGAAGCATTGAGAAAAATGGTGCAGCGAGAAGTGCTGGTAGTCGTCATTTCACAATGTGCGATACCAAATGTTTATCCGTTGTATACCCAGGGGAGAACGCTTCTTGATATTG GCGTCTTGCCGGGCTATGACTTGACGCACGAAGCGGCCTTTGCAAAACTCATCTGGCTTGTTTCAAGGCCCGATTTGACATTCAGACAGAGACAAGAGTTGTTCGAAACGCCGTTGGTCGGGGAGATGTCTGTATAG
- a CDS encoding U3 small nucleolar RNA-associated protein 23: MRQKRAKTYKRVMTLYTQTFGFRQPFQILVSQDLLLEGAKSELNMPKQFVTVTQGECKPMITQCCMEALYKLGKPVQKTTDLAKTFERRKCNHRTALEPDECLKDVIGATNKHRYILGTQSTALLTAMDRIPGLPVIHFNPRGVLVLSPPSIATIREKNKVEEERRLEGAKVLEGVVDGGNVVGADLAPVSGGSAEKRSRKVKGPNPLSVKKKKTSGQDKGEESKKRGRDEEEEVKGDEGDMNAEGKRKRKRKKKKSAVGEAIEELNATNAERAEKKAVSEGSEGSDEE; this comes from the exons ATGAGACAGAAAAGAGCGAAGACATATAAGCGGGTAATGACCCTTTACACGCAGACTTTTGGATTTAGGCAGCCCTTCCAAATCTTGG TTTCCCAGGATTTATTGCTGGAAGGAGCTAAGTCAGAATTGAATATGCCTAAGCAGTTTGTCACCGTCACCCAGGGCGAGTGCAAGCCAA TGATAACGCAATGTTGCATGGAGGCTCTCTATAAGCTTGGAAAACCTGTGCAAAAGACAACAGACCTTGCCAAAACGTTTGAAAGACGAAAATGTAATCATCGAACAGCATTAGAGCCGGATGAGTGTTTGAAGGACGTTATCG GAGCTACAAACAAACACCGATATATCCTCGGCACCCAATCCACCGCCCTTCTCACCGCTATGGATCGTATCCCCGGCTTACCCGTCATCCACTTTAACCCGCGGGgcgtcctcgtcctttcCCCACCATCGATCGCCACTATCCgagagaagaacaaggtagaggaagaaagacgtCTGGAGGGAGCCAAGGTTCTTGAAGGTGTTGTTGATGGAGGGAACGTGGTTGGTGCTGATCTTGCACCTGTATCGGGTGGATcagcagagaagagaagtaGGAAGGTGAAGGGCCCGAACCCGTTGAgtgtgaagaagaaaaagacgtCAGGCCAGGataaaggagaagaaagtaaaaagaggggaagggatgaggaagaggaagtgaagggggatgaaggggataTGAACGctgagggaaagagaaagagaaagaggaagaagaagaagagtgcCGTTGGTGAGGCTATTGAAGAGTTGAATGCTACGAATGCCGAGCGAGcggaaaagaaggctgTTTCTGAGGGTAGTGAGGgcagtgatgaagaataa
- a CDS encoding uncharacterized protein (genome sequence mistake) has protein sequence MISNQQQSVEQDDWEIDTQEVPKKPTRQPKIANPVGYAPNTYSNAIPSSQNAGPTYGGATELAQANRGVGDANEDDDDWFRGDRPTTNRQIWDSANARSSSTTIIAPQALPTPTVQLLRRTPNSASSGSNSPSNGVNGEKKGKSMEERAEEYRLARERIFGTAADPAASDASSPSVQGSAGQSATTPSSSTPSPSAFAKLSLNPSDKDRRPDRRSTSGNGRQRGHNPSGANAGNNNNSNNSSNIRFGGNGGVTGNGRERDGSYSSYTQRDGSYNRFPADTPRDLSSAYTSTPTSSSSSSSPSLSATRMTDRPFAGLVPSQVRTTRSPNPTNPANVTNSTYPVYPNNPWAAPPQPGEMGIPE, from the exons atgaTTTCTAATCAACAGCAATCGGTTGAACAAGATGACTGGGAGATTGACACT CAAGAGGTGCCCAAAAAACCGACCAGGCAACCCAAGATAGCGAATCCTGTCGGTTACGCACCAAACACGTATTCCAATGCAATTCCTTCCTCGCAAAATGCCGGCCCGACTTATGGAGGTGCGACCGAACTAGCACAAGCAAACAGAGGAGTAGGGGATGCAAacgaagacgacgatgacTGGTTCAGAGGTGATAGACCAACGACGAACCGTCAAATCTGGGACTCCGC AAACGCTCGCAGCTCGTCTACGACTATCATAGCCCCTCAGGCGCTTCCAACACCTACTGTTCAACTCTTACGCCGTACTCCCAACTCGGCCTCTTCCGGTTCTAACTCGCCTAGTAATGGAGTAAatggtgagaagaaggggaaaagtatggaggagagagcaGAGGAATACCGGCTAGCAAGGGAGCGGATCTTTGGTACCGCGGCCGACCCTGCCGCTTCCGACGCATCTAGTCCATCTGTTCAAGGCAGTGCCGGCCAAAGTGCCACCACGCCGTCTAGTTccaccccttccccttcagCATTCGCCAAGCTTTCTCTCAACCCATCAGATAAAGACAGAAGACCAGATCGACGGTCTACAAGCGGTAACGGTAGACAGAGGGGGCATAACCCAAGTGGAGCCAATGCTGGGAACAACAATAACAGtaacaacagcagcaacatcCGGTTTGGTGGGAATGGTGGTGTAActggaaatggaagggagCGGGATGGGTCTTATAGCAGTTACACCCAGCGAGACGGGAGTTATAACCGGTTTCCAGCTGATACTCCACGCGACCTCTCTTCCGCATATACATCTACTcccacatcatcatcttcttcatcatcgcccTCTTTGTCAGCAACGAGAATGACGGACCGGCCGTTTGCAGGTCTGGTACCATCCCAAGTCCGAACTACGCGCTCTCCAAACCCTACCAATCCTGCGAACGTTACTAATTCGACATATCCCGTTTATCCGAATAATCCATGGGCCGCCCCGCCACAACCGGGGGAAATGGGAATCCCGGAATAA